Part of the Rhizomicrobium sp. genome is shown below.
GGCGGCGCAGCTTGCTGGGGTGCTGCTTCGGTCTGGACCGGCAGCGGCGTCTGTGTTGGCACCTGACCCACGGGCGGCAGACCGGCCGCGGCCCGAAGCTGCGGCGCGGCCCGGTCGTAGCATTCGATCCGGGCTTCCCGGTCGGTCACATCCGTGCACTTGGCCAGAACGTCGACGACATCGTCGCGCGGCCCGGCCTGGGCTTGGCCGCCGGCAAGCAGCACGACCAGCACGATGCACCGTTTCATCCCCATTGTGCGTGCCCTCGATGCGCACGGTTATTCACACGAAGTCCACACCCTAACGCCCTACTCTGTCGACAAATTCTTCCCGAAGCGCGCTTCGAAGCGGGCCGTCTCCTGTGGAGGGATTGTGAGCAGAAGCTCGACGCCGGACTTGGCTTCACGCCGCTCGCGCACCTGGGCATGGCGATAGGCCCAGGCCAGTCCCTCGCCATCGGCGTGCGGCAGCGTCAGGCGATACTGGATGTTGGCATGTGTCACCTCGCTCTCGAACCGGCGCAAAAGCTGGTCGAGGCCATCGCCCGTCAGCGCCGACACCGCGACCGGTCCGCCGGCCCGCGCGTTGCCGGCCAAGAGGCCGGCGCGCACGTCCGGCTCGATCCGGTCGATCTTGTTGAGGACTTCGATGAAGGGGCGTTCGCCATCGGTCTCGACCCCGAGGTCGGCCAGGACCTTCAGCACGTCGGCCTTCTGGGCGGCGCTCTCGGCATGGCTGGCATCGCGGACATGGACGATCACATCGGCCTCCAGCACCTCTTCCAGCGTGGCGCGGAAGGCGGCGATCAGCTCGGTCGGCAGGTCGGCGATGAAGCCCACCGTGTCGGACAGCACGGCCCGCGTCCCGTTCGGCAGCTTCAGGCCGCGCATGGTCGGATCGAGCGTCGCGAACAAGAGGTCCTTGGCGAGAACGTCGGCGGAGGTCAGCTTGTTGAACAGCGTCGACTTGCCGGCATTGGTGTAGCCGACCAGCGCGATCACCGGATAAGGCACGCGCTTGCGCGCCTGGCGCTGCAGTCCGCGCGTCCGCTTGACGCTTTCGAGATCCTTCTTGATGCGGACGATGCGGTCGTTGATCAGCCGCCGGTCGGTCTCGATCTGGCTTTCGCCAGGACCGCCGAGAAAGCCGAAGCCGCCGCGCTGCCGCTCCAAATGGGTCCACGACCGGACCAGCCGCGAACGCTGATAGCTCAGATGCGCCAGTTCGACCTGCAGCCGGCCCTCATGGGTGCGCGCCCGCTCGCCGAAGATCTCGAGGATCAGCGCGGTGCGGTCGAGGACCTTCGTGCTCCAGGCCTTTTCCAGATTGCGCTGCTGTACCGGCGACAATTGGGCGTTGACGATGATCACTTCCGGCTCAAGCGCTTTCGCCTGCCCCGCGATCTCCTCGACCTTGCCGCTGCCGATCAGCGTCGCCGGCGTCGGCCGCACCAGCGGCACGATCAAGCTCTCAACGACATGAAGCCCGATCGCCGCCGTCAGGCCGATCGCCTCTTCGAGACGCGCCTGCGCGTCGCGATCGAGGCGTGCACCGGCGGCGCGCGCTTTCGGCTCGACATGAATGACAAAGGCGGTGCGCACGCTGTCGCGCGCATCGTCGAATCCGGATTGTTTACGGCTTATGCGTTTTCCTTCTCGGCCGCCGTCTCCTCCTGCAGCTGGATCGGTCCCAGCGGCATGACGGTCGAGATCGCGTGCTTGTAGACGAGCTGCGCCTGGCCGTCCCGGCGCAGAAGAACGCAGAAATTGTCGAACCACGTGATGTTCCCCTGAAGCTTTACGCCGTTGACCAGAAAGATCGTAACGGCCGATTTGCTTTTTCGGACTGCATTCAAGAACGTGTCTTGCAGATTTTGTTGTTTTTCGCTCATCGGGGATTCCAAGTGATTGTGCGCCGCGCCCCTGCGAAGCACTTGCGCTAGCATAGGCCGCATTGCTGCGTTTGCGAAAGGGCTAAGTGCCCGTTTTCGCGGCGCGCCCCGCCGAAGTCAGGCCGTAGAGTTCCTGCACCCGCCGCGTCACCGGGCCGGGTTTGCCGTTGCCGACCGGACGGCCGTTGATCGCGACGACCGGCATGACGCCGGTCGCCGACGAAATGAAAGCCTCACGGGCGGTATGGGTTTCATCCAGGGAGAAGGCTTCCTGCACAACGGGTAGCTGGGCTGCCTCCGCCGCCTCCAGGATCACCCGCCTTGTGACCCCCGGCAGGATGGCATGGCTGAGCGGGCGGGTCCGCAAGTTCCCTTGGGCGTCGACGATCCAGGCATTGGTCGAACTGCCCTCGGTGACGAACCCCGCCGCGTCCACCAGCCAGGCCTCATAGGCCCCTGCCCGCCGTGCCGCGGTCTTGGCCAGGAGATTGGGCAGGAGCTGGACGGTCTTGATGTCGCGGCGGCCCCAGCGCTCGTCGGGACGCGAGATGACCGTCACCCCGTCCTGCCGGCGCTTCTCGAACTCTCCCGGCGGAACCGACCGCGCCGTCAGGATGAGGCTTGGGCGCGGCGCGGCCTTGGGAATCGGGTGGTCGCGGCGGGCGACGCCGCGGGATATCTGCAGATAGAGCAAGCCGTTGCGCACGCCGTTGCGGCGGACCAGCTCGCGCATGACGAGCTTCAGCGCATTGCGCGGCATCGGCAAGGCGATCTCGATTTCGCGCAGCGAGCGTTCGAGACGGTCGAGATGCTCGTCCTCGTCCATCAGAAAGCCGTCGTCAACGCCGCAAACCTCATAGACCGCGTCGCCGAGCTGGAGCCCGCGATCCTCGACATGCACCGCGGCGCTGCCGTGGCGCACATAGCGGCCATCGACATAGGCGATGCGCCCGGCCGGCGGGCGGCCGTTCCAACCCTTGCTCACTTGTGCCTCACGCGTTGAAGCCCTGCTCTCGCCCATTCGGGCCAACGCCCAGAGACTTCAGCTTGCGATGCAGCGCCGAGCGCTCCATGCCGATGAAGGCGGCGGTGCGCGAGATGTTGCCGCCGAAGCGGTTGATCTGCGCCACCAGATAATCGCGCTCGAATATCTCGCGCGCCTCGCGCAACGGCAGCGAGATCACCAGATCGCCGCCCCGCCCGCCGCCCCAGGGCGCGCTCGAGCCGAGATCGGCGGGCAGCAGGTCGGCCGAGATCACCTGCGCCGCGTCATCGGTGGCGAGGATCAACAGGCGCTCCACGATGTTGCGCAGCTGGCGCACATTGCCGGGCCAGGAATGGCTTTGCAGCACCGCCATTGCGTCGTCGCCGATCTCGCGCATGGCGAGGCCCGAGGTCGCCGACAGCCGCTTCATGAAATGCGCGACCAGCAGCGGAATGTCGTCGCGCCGCTCCGCCAGCGACGGCACGCGCACCGGAACGACGTTCAGCCGGTGATAGAGGTCCTCGCGGAACTTGCCGGCCACGATCTCGGCGCGCAGGTCGCGTGTCGTCGAGCAGACAATGCGGGCGTCCACCTGCACGCGCATCGTGCCGCCGACGCGGGTGAAGGTCTGGTCGACCAGCACGCGCAGGATCTTGCCCTGGGTCTCCAGCGGCATGTCGGCGACTTCGTCGAGATAGAGCGTGCCGTTATGCGCGAGCTCGAACATGCCGGTCTTGCGGGGGCCCTCGCCGGCTTCGATACCGAACAGTTCGGACTCGATCCGCGACGGCGCCATGGTGGCGCAATTGATCGCGACGAAGGCGTTGCCGGCGCGGCGCGAACGGGCATGGATCATGCGCGCCACGACTTCCTTGCCGGAGCCAGACGGCCCGGTGACGAAGATGCGGCTGTTGGTCGGCGCCACTTTCTCAATCGCCTGGCGCACCTGGCTGATCGCCGAGGACTGGCCGACGATTTCGGAATCGTCGCCGGTCT
Proteins encoded:
- a CDS encoding D-amino-acid transaminase; this translates as MSKGWNGRPPAGRIAYVDGRYVRHGSAAVHVEDRGLQLGDAVYEVCGVDDGFLMDEDEHLDRLERSLREIEIALPMPRNALKLVMRELVRRNGVRNGLLYLQISRGVARRDHPIPKAAPRPSLILTARSVPPGEFEKRRQDGVTVISRPDERWGRRDIKTVQLLPNLLAKTAARRAGAYEAWLVDAAGFVTEGSSTNAWIVDAQGNLRTRPLSHAILPGVTRRVILEAAEAAQLPVVQEAFSLDETHTAREAFISSATGVMPVVAINGRPVGNGKPGPVTRRVQELYGLTSAGRAAKTGT
- a CDS encoding sigma-54 dependent transcriptional regulator; the encoded protein is MSKNGSQIASEILVVDDEEDIRDLISGILRDEGYETRVAGDSDGALNAVRVRRPQLVVLDIWLQGSKLDGIQVLDTLKREQPDLPVVMISGHGTIETAVASIKKGAYDFIEKPFKADRLIHVVGRALEASRLRREVQELKLKTGDDSEIVGQSSAISQVRQAIEKVAPTNSRIFVTGPSGSGKEVVARMIHARSRRAGNAFVAINCATMAPSRIESELFGIEAGEGPRKTGMFELAHNGTLYLDEVADMPLETQGKILRVLVDQTFTRVGGTMRVQVDARIVCSTTRDLRAEIVAGKFREDLYHRLNVVPVRVPSLAERRDDIPLLVAHFMKRLSATSGLAMREIGDDAMAVLQSHSWPGNVRQLRNIVERLLILATDDAAQVISADLLPADLGSSAPWGGGRGGDLVISLPLREAREIFERDYLVAQINRFGGNISRTAAFIGMERSALHRKLKSLGVGPNGREQGFNA
- the hflX gene encoding GTPase HflX, with the translated sequence MRTAFVIHVEPKARAAGARLDRDAQARLEEAIGLTAAIGLHVVESLIVPLVRPTPATLIGSGKVEEIAGQAKALEPEVIIVNAQLSPVQQRNLEKAWSTKVLDRTALILEIFGERARTHEGRLQVELAHLSYQRSRLVRSWTHLERQRGGFGFLGGPGESQIETDRRLINDRIVRIKKDLESVKRTRGLQRQARKRVPYPVIALVGYTNAGKSTLFNKLTSADVLAKDLLFATLDPTMRGLKLPNGTRAVLSDTVGFIADLPTELIAAFRATLEEVLEADVIVHVRDASHAESAAQKADVLKVLADLGVETDGERPFIEVLNKIDRIEPDVRAGLLAGNARAGGPVAVSALTGDGLDQLLRRFESEVTHANIQYRLTLPHADGEGLAWAYRHAQVRERREAKSGVELLLTIPPQETARFEARFGKNLSTE
- the hfq gene encoding RNA chaperone Hfq — protein: MSEKQQNLQDTFLNAVRKSKSAVTIFLVNGVKLQGNITWFDNFCVLLRRDGQAQLVYKHAISTVMPLGPIQLQEETAAEKENA